The following nucleotide sequence is from Paenibacillus andongensis.
TGCTGGAAGAGAAACTTCAGCCAGCATGTCTTGAACAGCCTGCTTTTTCTTATCAATATCTACATTTTGTTTGAACATAATGATAATCATAGAGAAATTATCACTCGAAGTTGAAGTCATCGAATCCAGATCTTCAATGTTCGCTAGCTTTTCTTCAATAGGAGCCGTAATTTCATCCATGACATCCTTGGGCGCTCCTGTATAGGTAGTTGTTACAGCAACTACTGGAAAAGAAACGTTTGGCATGTTCTCTACTTTAAGCTGCGTGGATGAATAAAATCCGCCTACAAAAAGCATGATCATGATAATGAATAATGCCGAGACATTCATCATGGAAAACTGTGTTAATCGATTCATTCCTGTACTCCCTTCATGACAAGCATAAACTTAATCTCATCAAATGTTTATACGCTAACCATACAGGTTCAATATGAACCCAATATGAACAAATAAAAAAAGAAGGTCACCAATATGGCCGCGGAAAGCACGGGCATCAATTGGTGACCTAACTATAATAATGAAGACGTTTACTTATTATCCTAATTAACACAGAAACAATAACCTATCAGAATCGGCAATTATGCTAACTTTTCAATTACAATAGATGCGCTTACTACAGGTGTGCCTCCACCAATAGCGTTTTGCAATACCAAATTCCCCGTATTATCAATCCGATTCAGAGTCAATGTACCTCCTGCCGTTAATTGAGCAACGACCTGACCTTGGTAAGGTTGGTTTCCTGCGTTTGTGCCATAATTGCTGCAAGGTACCAAGTTAGCTGGAGTAGGACCAGCTGGATCAAAAAACAAGCCAAACGCATTATTACCTTGTGTTGGGAACACTTCCCAACTTATATTATAAGTGCCAGTCTCAAGGATGTTGATCGTTTGCGGAGCTGTGAATGAAATGGCCGTACCGTTGAT
It contains:
- a CDS encoding collagen-like protein, encoding MGRIPGPPGPPGPQGPQGPQGPQGPQGPQGPQGPQGPQGPQGPAGGISSFAFLCSTVEQNIAAASVPGGQGGAVSFNDSLINGTAISFTAPQTINILETGTYNISWEVFPTQGNNAFGLFFDPAGPTPANLVPCSNYGTNAGNQPYQGQVVAQLTAGGTLTLNRIDNTGNLVLQNAIGGGTPVVSASIVIEKLA